In Stenotrophomonas sp. ESTM1D_MKCIP4_1, a single genomic region encodes these proteins:
- a CDS encoding FRG domain-containing protein, which translates to MAVAEIEIQSLADVMDNVEKWLAASPGPKWFRGSGNHPDYKLLPTLFRHSGVVGDPSQILPLEARLKSRFLQTSAPFLRNEPNTDFDWLFLQQHYGVPTRLLDWSENPYIALYFAISSSPPGADACVWMLDPILWNKSALNNPHLDRVPDPTMPTALQFLRDPGDDFAPSDPIAILGNHTNNRITAQRGTFVMFCRSPESMESKAYAPNALVSLRVPEAKKAGLHSKLLSIGYTHSVIYPDLSGLGMEIKTTFGF; encoded by the coding sequence ATGGCAGTTGCTGAGATTGAAATTCAATCGCTAGCAGATGTGATGGATAACGTGGAAAAATGGCTTGCGGCCAGTCCGGGTCCGAAGTGGTTTCGAGGATCTGGTAATCATCCAGACTACAAGCTTCTGCCTACGTTGTTTCGACACAGTGGAGTGGTTGGAGACCCTTCGCAAATCCTACCCTTGGAGGCTCGACTAAAGTCCCGATTCTTGCAGACTAGCGCTCCTTTCTTGCGCAACGAGCCAAATACTGATTTTGATTGGCTTTTCCTGCAACAGCATTACGGCGTCCCCACTAGGTTGCTGGATTGGAGTGAGAATCCATATATCGCGTTGTATTTCGCGATTTCGAGCAGTCCCCCGGGGGCGGATGCGTGTGTCTGGATGCTGGATCCTATACTTTGGAACAAGAGTGCTTTGAATAATCCGCACTTGGATAGAGTTCCCGATCCAACTATGCCGACGGCCTTGCAGTTTCTCAGGGACCCCGGGGATGATTTTGCACCCTCTGATCCTATAGCGATCCTAGGCAATCATACTAATAACCGAATAACGGCGCAGAGGGGCACCTTTGTCATGTTCTGCCGGTCGCCGGAGAGCATGGAGTCAAAAGCCTACGCGCCCAATGCGCTTGTTTCGCTTCGAGTTCCAGAAGCTAAGAAGGCGGGGCTTCATAGTAAGCTTTTGAGCATCGGTTATACGCACTCCGTTATCTATCCTGATCTTTCGGGATTGGGTATGGAGATAAAGACTACTTTTGGGTTCTGA
- a CDS encoding DUF262 domain-containing protein, translated as MDNVFVVRPFATSSISWWYAERELLDLSPPYQRKSGVWKQSDRAFLIDSIINGYDVPKFYVADFSYSGSRLNTSGKPYAVIDGRQRFEAIFGFLDGEFPLNKDSMYLSDSGVSLSGLYAKDLRERHPRIMSRIEAFSLSVMSVITDQESRINDLFIRLNRSKSLTGAEVRSAMQGVVPAYIREISETPFFRECVSFSNSRKQHENVAAKLLLLEHRGDFVDTKKATLDRFVSEAMLQEQGFDKAFDNVKSVLSRMRRDFEKDDSLLKSSGNLPVYYWVYRKGVENPAGHSIRDCIFEFEDQRKNGAYAEGLSAYSLASRSANDEYTYKTRYEILRSFIVSHDC; from the coding sequence ATGGATAACGTCTTTGTCGTTCGGCCGTTCGCTACTAGTAGTATTTCTTGGTGGTACGCGGAACGTGAGCTTCTTGATCTGTCCCCGCCTTACCAGAGGAAGTCTGGCGTGTGGAAGCAGAGTGATCGTGCCTTCCTGATAGACTCCATAATTAACGGGTACGACGTTCCAAAGTTCTATGTTGCAGATTTTAGTTATTCTGGAAGTCGGCTAAACACCAGTGGAAAGCCCTATGCAGTGATTGACGGACGGCAAAGGTTTGAAGCAATATTCGGGTTCCTCGATGGGGAATTTCCACTGAATAAGGACTCAATGTATCTTTCTGATAGTGGAGTTTCGCTGTCTGGATTATATGCCAAGGATCTTCGTGAGAGGCATCCTAGGATAATGTCAAGAATTGAGGCGTTCTCGCTCTCTGTGATGTCCGTCATCACTGACCAGGAGAGCCGAATCAATGATCTATTCATAAGACTTAATAGAAGTAAGTCACTCACCGGCGCAGAGGTCCGGAGTGCAATGCAGGGGGTTGTTCCTGCTTACATACGTGAGATTTCTGAAACTCCGTTCTTTCGCGAGTGTGTTTCGTTCAGTAACTCTAGAAAGCAACATGAGAATGTGGCCGCTAAGCTTCTATTGCTGGAGCACCGGGGTGACTTCGTAGATACAAAAAAGGCTACGCTCGATAGGTTTGTTTCGGAGGCAATGCTTCAGGAGCAGGGCTTTGATAAAGCATTTGATAACGTGAAGAGCGTTCTGTCTAGAATGCGACGAGACTTCGAGAAAGACGATTCGCTATTGAAATCGTCGGGAAATCTTCCCGTCTATTACTGGGTCTACAGGAAGGGCGTAGAAAACCCTGCCGGACATTCGATCAGGGATTGCATTTTTGAGTTTGAAGATCAAAGGAAAAATGGTGCATACGCTGAGGGGCTGTCTGCTTACAGTCTTGCGTCGCGGAGTGCCAATGATGAGTACACCTACAAAACGCGATATGAAATCCTGAGGAGTTTCATTGTTTCTCATGATTGTTGA
- a CDS encoding GIY-YIG nuclease family protein, which produces MKPATLSESNITAMGISGDGQGVYQLFYKGELAYIGKTDLEAGLRKRLLRHANKISSRKNIEKKDVKFLSLRVYVYSAMDLESSLIAYYKKQKTPAFWNTSGFGSNDPGRQRDTSGVKESHFDSLYPIDLDWSVGEALIESKTIADALIILKKNTPYLIRFETNRKKAPHADLANCAAPQFNKNESVGSALLKISRSLGAKWQITALPGYVIVYREKREYAHGTVIKYTSKKRPAS; this is translated from the coding sequence ATGAAGCCAGCGACGCTGAGCGAATCCAACATTACCGCCATGGGCATAAGTGGGGACGGACAAGGGGTTTATCAGCTCTTCTATAAGGGAGAGCTAGCTTACATTGGAAAGACGGATCTAGAGGCTGGCCTCAGAAAGAGGCTTTTAAGGCACGCAAACAAGATAAGCTCGCGAAAAAATATCGAAAAAAAGGATGTCAAGTTTTTATCTCTTCGCGTCTACGTCTATTCAGCGATGGATCTAGAGTCATCACTGATTGCTTACTATAAAAAGCAAAAAACACCCGCATTTTGGAACACAAGCGGGTTTGGATCAAACGACCCGGGACGTCAAAGAGACACATCTGGAGTCAAAGAATCTCACTTTGATTCACTCTATCCTATTGACCTTGATTGGTCTGTCGGCGAGGCATTGATTGAGTCCAAAACGATTGCTGATGCCTTGATTATCCTGAAGAAAAATACACCATACTTAATTAGATTTGAGACCAACAGAAAGAAGGCGCCTCACGCAGATTTAGCCAATTGTGCAGCACCGCAATTCAACAAGAACGAGTCAGTCGGCTCCGCACTTCTTAAAATCTCCCGCTCTCTCGGCGCCAAATGGCAGATCACAGCTTTGCCTGGATATGTAATTGTCTATAGAGAGAAGAGGGAATATGCGCATGGAACAGTTATAAAATATACAAGTAAAAAAAGGCCCGCCTCCTAG
- a CDS encoding Eco29kI family restriction endonuclease, with translation MTAKVIPFNPLDKKNLGASVAEALLTKEVHPLGQLPQFDGAGIYAIYYTGDFEAYAQVTRLNNDGKFMLPIYVGKAVPAGARMGAGTDVPPGKVLFKRLKEHADSIKSATNLNIEDFFCRFLVVDDIWIPLGESLIISRFTPVWNSLIDGFGNHNPGKGRHAGMRPRWDVLHPGREWALRLAERPESQLRVFEDAETYLRALPACLSQMFVGDNS, from the coding sequence ATGACTGCCAAAGTAATTCCGTTCAATCCTTTGGATAAGAAGAACCTTGGCGCTAGTGTTGCTGAGGCATTGCTGACTAAGGAAGTACATCCACTCGGCCAGCTGCCTCAGTTTGATGGCGCGGGCATCTATGCAATTTATTACACGGGTGATTTTGAGGCCTACGCGCAGGTAACGCGCCTGAACAATGATGGGAAGTTCATGCTGCCTATCTATGTCGGCAAGGCGGTTCCGGCCGGTGCTCGCATGGGCGCGGGCACAGACGTGCCTCCGGGGAAAGTCCTATTTAAGAGGCTCAAGGAGCACGCGGACAGCATCAAGTCAGCGACGAACTTGAACATTGAAGACTTCTTTTGCCGATTCCTGGTTGTCGATGATATTTGGATTCCACTAGGCGAGTCGCTGATCATCTCTCGATTCACTCCTGTGTGGAATTCGCTGATTGATGGATTTGGCAATCACAATCCCGGCAAGGGACGGCATGCCGGAATGAGGCCTCGGTGGGATGTACTCCATCCAGGACGAGAGTGGGCGTTGCGCCTTGCTGAACGCCCTGAATCTCAGCTGCGCGTGTTTGAAGATGCTGAGACATATCTCCGTGCCCTGCCCGCCTGCTTGTCTCAAATGTTTGTCGGGGACAATAGCTAG
- a CDS encoding DNA cytosine methyltransferase, translated as MRSVELFAGAGGLAMGCEIAGFEHLAVVEWDKWACDTVRENQRRDYPLVRDWTLHEGDVRSFDWSSVPQDIELLAGGPPCQPFSIGGKHKAHEDGRDMFPATVDIIRQLRPKAFIVENVKGLTRAKFANYFYYIQLQLEFPDVPPRKDEDWSDHLARLQVEKTSGKRKGKGNTYNVIPTLVNAANFGVPQKRERVFLVGFRDDLGVEWSFPSETHSYDALLHDQWVTGVYWKRHGIRQPKTPPKLAARVAKLQQFRTMLPTQAWRTVRDALQGLPDPESRDAKKFANHIYQAGARAYPGHTGSPLDLPAKTLKAGGHGVPGGENMLVKDDGSVRYFTIRESARIQTFPDGFQFHGSWSETMRQLGNAVPVLLGQRVAASVAEQLAIAGLSQIAKNEASTKKKRA; from the coding sequence ATGAGATCGGTTGAGCTTTTCGCAGGTGCCGGCGGTCTGGCCATGGGTTGCGAAATTGCCGGTTTCGAGCACCTGGCCGTGGTCGAATGGGATAAATGGGCGTGCGATACCGTTCGGGAGAATCAGCGCCGCGACTACCCTCTCGTCCGAGACTGGACACTCCACGAAGGTGACGTTCGATCCTTTGACTGGTCCTCGGTTCCCCAGGATATCGAGCTACTGGCAGGCGGTCCGCCCTGCCAGCCGTTTTCCATTGGCGGCAAGCACAAGGCCCACGAAGACGGCCGTGACATGTTCCCGGCTACTGTGGACATCATTCGGCAGTTGCGGCCCAAGGCTTTCATCGTAGAGAACGTCAAAGGCCTCACGCGCGCGAAGTTTGCGAATTACTTCTATTACATTCAGTTGCAGTTGGAGTTCCCTGACGTTCCGCCTCGGAAGGACGAAGATTGGTCCGATCATCTGGCGCGCCTCCAGGTTGAGAAGACATCGGGCAAGCGCAAAGGTAAGGGCAACACGTACAACGTGATTCCTACGCTGGTAAACGCAGCGAACTTTGGCGTCCCCCAGAAGCGCGAACGCGTCTTCCTCGTGGGCTTCAGAGACGATCTGGGTGTGGAATGGTCGTTCCCGTCTGAGACTCACAGCTACGACGCACTCTTGCACGACCAGTGGGTGACGGGCGTCTACTGGAAGCGCCACGGCATACGTCAGCCTAAAACTCCGCCAAAACTTGCAGCTCGGGTGGCCAAGCTGCAGCAGTTCCGCACGATGTTGCCGACCCAAGCGTGGCGAACGGTTCGGGATGCTCTACAAGGCTTGCCCGATCCGGAGAGCCGTGACGCCAAGAAATTCGCCAACCATATCTATCAAGCAGGCGCGCGCGCGTACCCCGGCCATACCGGCAGCCCCCTAGATCTGCCGGCTAAAACGCTTAAGGCTGGCGGTCACGGTGTGCCCGGCGGTGAAAACATGCTGGTGAAGGACGACGGTTCGGTTCGGTACTTCACGATTCGCGAGAGTGCTCGAATCCAAACTTTCCCGGATGGCTTCCAGTTCCATGGAAGCTGGTCTGAAACCATGCGACAGCTTGGCAATGCCGTTCCAGTACTGCTGGGCCAGAGGGTGGCCGCGAGTGTTGCCGAGCAGCTAGCGATTGCGGGCCTGTCGCAAATCGCCAAGAATGAAGCATCGACGAAAAAGAAGCGCGCATGA
- a CDS encoding helix-turn-helix domain-containing protein gives MITLQELGCQVAARRKQLGLKQIDVARTSGVTAELLSRFERGHLPELGSRKLIAVLAALGMEISLSPAASAFASEEA, from the coding sequence GTGATCACCCTTCAAGAACTGGGCTGCCAAGTGGCAGCAAGACGCAAGCAGCTGGGCCTGAAGCAGATTGACGTTGCTAGAACGAGCGGCGTCACGGCCGAGCTGCTCTCTCGATTCGAGAGAGGGCACCTTCCTGAGCTGGGGAGCCGAAAGCTAATCGCGGTGCTTGCTGCGTTGGGGATGGAAATCTCTTTGAGTCCAGCAGCCTCAGCCTTTGCCTCGGAAGAAGCTTGA
- a CDS encoding DEAD/DEAH box helicase, which translates to MTLALDWTEVAAQARALLGSPLVEAEAGLQLNQGQRDSLLALCERLSRNGVILADEVGMGKTRIAVALALCATRAGGRVAIVAPPGLGGQWQRELLRAKLQTPELLRTHAQYLRAWSQDAPSKPWFDEPIVLLSHGFNRWASGPLPDWRWSLLPEVLAQYQRDVLGERLPSGYNVSDTLDDPETHAAGASIAGYIGRLPKRSLGRTTLDAIRESIPVWKRSAEAEQYHARGALRPQLDRVTGLGLGVFDLVIIDEAHKSRGDDSLLSTLLNDVLVENAGARRVAMSATPVELDAGQWQQSLRRIHVHQATLPATIDAYVKGVEDLRRSPCDAQVEAAYVAAAARYKDALDPYLLRRDKREDDAVRRFVAQTGLPTNGYRDVDTLPVRLQSMTTGWRQAVCAAEALSFVSRMSEDSAGKRQRLTMGNGHGIARLIDETLDTEHQQQGGAADAAADTGKDKRTQRAGWWKAAMGRVIRSEHPDEDVLYRHPAITEAITFIETMASDEKVLVFARYRDPMQALTRLLNARAMLRAVKQGHPWPQRVVQEDEAAAVRVAHRQLYGQEVDLVALDEALRDGYRELENSRQRFRNGLLAKLRDGIAQLEGRQRTRYGELLAVLQASATTAHDGTTGGLAIVARALSDHLGEAAESGTPSEITASLMELVQAAANLDTATDDADDAIVEDDVHVGAQQSHEWEAVLARLDSDYSHAGGRFARQLHGGMEPSTRRLLQLAFNRPHAFPRVLVAQSMVGREGLNLHEACRTVVLLHLEWNPAVVEQQIGRVDRLGSLWQQRLQAAVEDATFQAEVPRIQVRQVVFEGTYDEGHWRVLAQRWDQLRAQLHGDILPRSAEPDAEYLALTERVALAAPRFSPTVVD; encoded by the coding sequence ATGACGCTGGCGTTGGACTGGACTGAGGTGGCCGCGCAGGCCAGGGCGCTGCTGGGCAGCCCGCTGGTGGAGGCAGAGGCGGGACTGCAGTTGAACCAGGGGCAGCGTGACAGCCTGCTGGCGCTGTGCGAGCGGCTATCGCGCAATGGCGTGATCCTGGCCGACGAAGTTGGCATGGGAAAGACGCGCATAGCAGTGGCATTGGCGCTCTGCGCAACACGTGCGGGCGGCCGGGTGGCCATCGTTGCGCCCCCGGGCCTGGGCGGACAGTGGCAGCGCGAGCTGCTGCGTGCGAAGCTGCAGACGCCCGAACTGCTACGCACGCACGCGCAGTACCTGCGGGCATGGTCGCAGGATGCGCCGTCCAAGCCATGGTTCGATGAGCCCATCGTGCTGCTGTCGCATGGTTTCAACCGCTGGGCATCGGGGCCTCTTCCTGACTGGCGCTGGTCACTTCTGCCGGAAGTACTAGCCCAGTACCAGCGGGACGTGCTGGGCGAACGCCTGCCCTCCGGCTACAACGTCAGCGACACGCTTGATGATCCGGAAACCCATGCGGCGGGTGCCTCCATCGCCGGCTACATCGGGCGCCTGCCGAAGCGTTCGCTGGGGCGGACAACGCTCGATGCAATCAGGGAGTCGATTCCCGTGTGGAAGCGTTCGGCCGAGGCGGAGCAGTACCACGCACGCGGCGCGCTGCGCCCTCAACTGGACCGCGTCACTGGGCTGGGGCTGGGTGTGTTCGATCTGGTCATCATCGATGAGGCGCATAAGAGCCGCGGCGACGACAGCCTGTTGAGCACGCTGTTGAACGATGTGCTGGTAGAGAATGCAGGCGCTCGACGCGTTGCCATGAGCGCAACACCGGTTGAGCTGGATGCTGGGCAATGGCAGCAGAGTCTGCGCCGCATTCACGTTCACCAGGCAACGCTGCCTGCCACGATCGACGCGTATGTAAAGGGCGTGGAGGACCTGCGCCGATCACCGTGCGACGCACAGGTGGAAGCTGCCTATGTGGCGGCAGCCGCGCGCTACAAGGACGCACTGGACCCGTATCTACTGCGGCGTGACAAGCGGGAGGACGACGCCGTGCGCCGGTTCGTTGCGCAGACGGGGCTGCCTACCAACGGCTATCGCGATGTGGATACGCTGCCGGTGCGGTTGCAGTCGATGACAACGGGCTGGCGGCAGGCTGTGTGTGCCGCTGAGGCGCTTTCGTTCGTCAGCCGTATGAGCGAGGACAGCGCTGGAAAACGCCAACGGTTGACGATGGGTAACGGCCACGGCATCGCACGTTTGATCGACGAGACGCTGGATACGGAGCATCAGCAGCAGGGTGGCGCGGCTGATGCTGCGGCTGATACGGGCAAAGACAAGCGGACGCAGCGGGCCGGCTGGTGGAAGGCTGCAATGGGGCGGGTGATTCGCTCTGAACACCCGGACGAGGACGTGCTGTATCGGCACCCTGCAATCACCGAAGCAATCACATTCATCGAGACCATGGCCTCGGATGAGAAGGTGCTGGTGTTCGCACGCTATCGTGACCCGATGCAGGCGCTGACCCGGCTGCTCAATGCACGCGCGATGCTGCGCGCGGTGAAGCAGGGCCATCCGTGGCCGCAACGCGTGGTACAGGAGGATGAAGCGGCTGCGGTGCGCGTGGCGCACCGGCAGTTGTACGGGCAGGAGGTGGATCTGGTTGCCCTGGACGAGGCGCTGCGGGACGGCTATCGCGAGCTGGAGAACAGCCGCCAGCGCTTCCGCAATGGGCTGCTGGCGAAACTGCGCGACGGCATTGCGCAGCTGGAGGGCAGGCAGCGCACCCGCTATGGTGAGTTGCTGGCGGTTCTGCAGGCGTCGGCGACGACCGCCCACGACGGAACCACCGGAGGGTTGGCGATCGTCGCGCGCGCGCTGTCCGACCACTTGGGCGAGGCCGCTGAATCGGGCACGCCATCGGAGATTACGGCCAGTCTGATGGAGCTGGTGCAGGCAGCGGCCAATCTGGATACCGCGACCGATGATGCCGACGACGCAATAGTAGAAGACGATGTGCACGTGGGTGCGCAGCAGTCACATGAGTGGGAGGCGGTACTGGCGCGGCTGGACAGCGACTACTCGCATGCCGGTGGGCGCTTCGCACGCCAGCTGCACGGCGGCATGGAACCAAGTACCCGCCGACTGCTGCAGCTTGCCTTCAACCGGCCCCATGCCTTCCCACGCGTTCTGGTGGCCCAGTCCATGGTCGGCCGTGAAGGCCTGAACCTGCACGAGGCATGCCGAACCGTCGTTCTGCTGCATCTGGAATGGAATCCGGCGGTGGTGGAGCAGCAGATCGGCCGTGTGGACCGGCTTGGCAGTCTCTGGCAGCAACGTCTGCAGGCTGCGGTGGAGGATGCGACGTTCCAGGCGGAAGTGCCGAGAATCCAAGTGCGCCAAGTGGTGTTCGAGGGCACCTATGACGAGGGTCACTGGCGTGTACTGGCACAGCGCTGGGACCAGCTGCGTGCACAGTTGCACGGCGACATCCTGCCTCGGTCCGCGGAACCGGATGCAGAGTATCTGGCGCTGACCGAGCGGGTGGCGCTTGCTGCGCCCAGGTTCTCCCCGACGGTGGTGGACTGA
- a CDS encoding PAAR domain-containing protein, translating into MVIVVGDRTTGGGEVLTGAPSTFINDIPIARVGDKASCPKHGGFFAIVTGDDTFLIDGKPLAREGDSLACGCRLMATRQTTVSVQAGGGGAPQAAAPTAANAVPPAGFVPTGTAPRAPDAEPPRRQDILLHYHYGDLDRTPVRGVGYRVMLPDDQVVTGQLDDAGRARIPQVIVGPLQTVQVLFQPDASEDDDAPILAARARLQAALDAIVARTRTDMAPEWQQWNAAGPVKRWGLQRGNQALGTGQGAWDYVVGTVETVVDLAVLMYTTDREIKEWTRLLVTGDREGLDRKIAAMRAAGGKVMEAASEAKALFNLLIEDPAITRQLPAFALAWWDAVPPDEQERLQARFGAQIMLDVVVSILLAAVTVELGGAGGFGYAAAKAGRTATRIGSRLLHLMEEVEDAFQDLAKALRHRKRRQADGNRTPDGNRTVETIRLPKRMPRKTLPCFSPQKLPASKYPEMDRQLKGQEQGLNDMSVEDYLAARKAFDPRNRDRRAAARARNDFKKKLEAEKARELAPSVGSIEEARRLAKDYANETMKTLNALHNPDLVAGGDDTIADFGDGEVNQTIGRQWRHAKKGQTTRIEDLDAAARRVPASERHTTKMNGGLERCR; encoded by the coding sequence ATGGTAATCGTCGTCGGCGACCGCACCACCGGGGGCGGCGAGGTGCTGACCGGTGCGCCCAGCACGTTCATCAACGATATTCCCATCGCCCGCGTGGGCGACAAGGCCAGTTGCCCGAAGCACGGTGGCTTCTTCGCCATCGTTACTGGCGATGACACCTTCCTGATTGATGGCAAGCCGCTGGCGCGCGAAGGCGATTCGCTGGCGTGCGGGTGCCGGCTGATGGCCACGCGGCAGACCACGGTGTCCGTGCAGGCGGGCGGCGGTGGGGCACCACAGGCGGCCGCACCAACGGCGGCCAACGCAGTGCCGCCTGCCGGGTTCGTGCCCACCGGCACCGCTCCGCGCGCGCCTGATGCAGAACCGCCGCGCAGGCAGGACATCCTGCTGCACTACCACTACGGCGATCTCGACCGCACGCCCGTACGCGGCGTGGGCTACCGGGTGATGCTGCCCGACGATCAGGTGGTGACTGGCCAATTGGACGATGCAGGCCGCGCCCGCATCCCGCAGGTCATCGTGGGCCCGCTGCAGACGGTGCAGGTGCTGTTCCAGCCCGATGCCAGCGAAGACGACGACGCGCCCATCCTCGCGGCGCGTGCGCGGCTGCAGGCAGCCCTCGATGCGATCGTGGCGAGAACCCGCACCGACATGGCGCCGGAGTGGCAGCAATGGAATGCGGCGGGGCCAGTGAAGCGCTGGGGCCTGCAGCGCGGCAACCAGGCGCTGGGCACAGGACAGGGCGCGTGGGATTACGTGGTGGGCACGGTGGAGACCGTGGTGGATCTGGCCGTGCTGATGTACACGACCGACCGCGAGATAAAGGAATGGACGCGGCTGCTGGTGACCGGTGACCGCGAAGGGCTGGACCGGAAGATCGCCGCGATGCGCGCGGCGGGCGGCAAGGTTATGGAGGCCGCCAGCGAAGCCAAGGCGCTGTTCAACCTGCTGATTGAAGACCCGGCCATTACCCGGCAACTGCCCGCGTTTGCCCTGGCGTGGTGGGATGCCGTGCCGCCGGACGAGCAGGAGCGCCTGCAGGCGCGCTTCGGCGCGCAGATCATGCTGGATGTGGTGGTGTCCATTCTGCTGGCCGCGGTGACGGTGGAACTGGGCGGTGCCGGTGGGTTTGGCTACGCGGCCGCCAAGGCCGGGCGCACCGCCACACGCATCGGCTCGCGCCTGCTGCACCTGATGGAAGAGGTGGAAGACGCCTTCCAGGACCTGGCCAAGGCGCTACGGCACCGCAAGCGCCGGCAGGCCGATGGCAACCGGACGCCGGATGGCAACAGGACGGTGGAAACCATCCGGCTGCCCAAGCGCATGCCGCGCAAGACGCTACCGTGCTTCAGCCCACAGAAGCTGCCGGCATCCAAGTACCCGGAGATGGACCGGCAGTTGAAGGGGCAGGAGCAGGGGCTGAATGATATGAGTGTGGAGGATTACCTTGCTGCGCGGAAGGCGTTTGATCCACGGAATCGAGACAGGAGGGCCGCAGCGAGGGCGAGAAACGATTTCAAGAAGAAGCTCGAAGCTGAAAAAGCCAGAGAACTGGCGCCTTCGGTTGGGTCGATCGAAGAGGCGAGACGACTGGCTAAAGACTACGCCAATGAAACGATGAAGACGTTGAACGCGTTGCACAATCCCGACCTTGTTGCAGGTGGCGATGACACCATTGCTGATTTCGGAGATGGCGAGGTGAACCAGACTATCGGGCGGCAATGGAGACACGCTAAGAAGGGCCAGACCACCCGTATCGAGGATCTGGATGCGGCAGCCAGGCGGGTACCTGCGAGCGAGCGTCATACGACGAAAATGAATGGTGGACTGGAGCGATGCAGATGA
- a CDS encoding GAD-like domain-containing protein, with product MMDEEFDYFYTHSGFGPAVDSRPVAQSTLDHYEGKVPSKLLKYWQAYGFSGYGGGLFWMTNPDEYAEALKAWLHGTELHGRDNYYVIGRSAFGDLSVWGTRTGTSLTVNCPWAMIFPTDQSRWMSEGKEDFLVSTWLAFMDKSDIDETDDRDIPLFDRAVKRLGPLAHDEMYGFVPALALGGPCRLDHLQRVKAAEHLLFLAQLGERRVMVDIVKEVKARGLWE from the coding sequence ATGATGGATGAGGAATTCGACTACTTCTACACGCATAGCGGATTTGGGCCAGCAGTTGATTCCCGGCCCGTGGCTCAATCGACGCTTGATCACTATGAGGGAAAGGTGCCCAGCAAACTGCTGAAGTACTGGCAGGCGTATGGCTTCTCGGGCTATGGAGGTGGCCTGTTCTGGATGACTAACCCAGATGAGTATGCCGAGGCACTCAAGGCTTGGCTGCACGGCACTGAGCTTCATGGCAGAGATAACTACTACGTTATTGGTCGATCCGCATTCGGCGATTTGAGTGTTTGGGGGACAAGAACCGGGACCAGCCTGACGGTGAATTGCCCTTGGGCGATGATCTTTCCAACTGATCAGTCACGCTGGATGAGTGAGGGCAAAGAGGACTTTCTGGTCTCTACGTGGCTTGCTTTCATGGATAAAAGTGACATTGACGAGACGGACGACAGAGACATCCCCCTCTTCGACCGCGCCGTGAAACGGCTCGGCCCGCTCGCCCATGACGAGATGTACGGCTTCGTTCCCGCACTCGCCTTGGGTGGACCGTGCCGCTTGGATCACCTGCAGAGGGTCAAGGCCGCCGAGCACCTCCTGTTCCTGGCACAGCTTGGAGAGCGGAGGGTGATGGTGGATATCGTCAAAGAAGTGAAGGCGCGCGGGCTGTGGGAGTAG
- a CDS encoding GAD-like domain-containing protein, translating into MRIVDEDFEYFYADKGFGPAIDARPVPPSRLKHYRGKVPNKLLDYWQAYGFAGYGGGRFWMTDPDEYTEALSAWLYGTEFDGKDHYSVIGRTAFGDLTLWGTKRGRSLTINCPWAMIFPSDKSRWMNEGKGDHLISMWLAFMKLDGVDQTDDNGIPLFNRAVTLLGTLAHDEMYGFVPALALGGPCRLDHLQKVKAAEHLLFLAQLGERRVMVDIVKEVKARGLWE; encoded by the coding sequence GTGAGAATAGTTGATGAGGATTTCGAGTACTTCTACGCGGACAAGGGCTTTGGCCCTGCCATTGACGCCCGGCCCGTGCCTCCATCAAGGCTTAAGCATTACCGAGGAAAGGTGCCCAACAAGCTGCTGGACTACTGGCAGGCGTACGGCTTCGCAGGCTATGGCGGGGGACGATTCTGGATGACCGACCCGGACGAGTACACCGAGGCCCTCAGTGCATGGCTGTACGGGACCGAGTTCGATGGCAAAGATCACTACTCCGTCATCGGCCGCACCGCATTCGGTGATTTGACCCTTTGGGGCACGAAGAGGGGGCGGAGCCTGACCATCAATTGCCCATGGGCAATGATTTTTCCCTCGGACAAATCTCGATGGATGAATGAAGGGAAGGGAGATCACCTGATATCAATGTGGCTTGCTTTTATGAAGCTGGACGGCGTCGATCAGACAGACGACAACGGCATCCCTCTCTTCAACCGTGCCGTGACGCTGCTCGGCACGCTCGCCCACGACGAGATGTACGGCTTCGTTCCTGCACTCGCGCTGGGCGGACCGTGCCGCTTGGATCACCTGCAGAAGGTCAAGGCCGCCGAGCACCTCCTGTTCCTGGCACAGCTTGGCGAGCGCAGGGTGATGGTGGACATCGTGAAGGAGGTAAAGGCGCGCGGACTGTGGGAGTAA